A genomic segment from Nitratiruptor sp. YY08-10 encodes:
- a CDS encoding ATP citrate lyase citrate-binding domain-containing protein has translation MAQRAIREYDGKKLFAQNWDKYFKGLKYPFESVLVTSGEELKKKAEEPGYEWLKEKPLVAKPDMLFGKRGKNNLVLFKVNKPGDVTLEDAAKWIDEKRNQETTLLSGQKGVLTHFIVEPFTPHTEDEEYYIAATTLDENYDVLYMSAHGGMEVEENWDKVTEVKIPIDASDEEIEKLIKEHIPADIPEDKKEVYANFAVNFYKFFRDLNFAYLEINPVVIVGDNVYLLDLVARLDDTAGFLMKDVWGDIEFPTPFGMPEKSPEEKAIAEADAKSGASLKLTVLNPKGRIWTLVAGGGASVVYADTIADLAGGVAELANHGEYSGGPTTDETRFYTETVLDLMTREKDPQGRDKILIIGGAIANFTDVAKTFTGIIQAFEKYADKMKDVGVRIYVRRGGPNYEKGLKDIKEAAERLGLPIKVFGPETHITDIVRMAIEEDKAKA, from the coding sequence ATGGCCCAAAGAGCGATACGTGAATATGACGGCAAAAAACTTTTTGCCCAAAACTGGGACAAATATTTCAAAGGTCTGAAATATCCTTTTGAAAGTGTTCTTGTTACAAGCGGAGAAGAACTAAAGAAAAAAGCCGAAGAACCAGGATATGAATGGCTCAAGGAAAAGCCTCTTGTAGCGAAACCAGATATGCTTTTTGGTAAACGAGGAAAAAACAATTTAGTTCTTTTTAAAGTAAACAAACCCGGTGATGTTACTCTTGAAGATGCCGCAAAATGGATCGATGAAAAAAGAAACCAAGAAACCACGCTTCTCAGTGGGCAAAAAGGGGTTTTAACACATTTTATTGTTGAGCCTTTCACACCGCATACAGAAGATGAAGAGTATTATATTGCAGCAACAACACTTGATGAAAATTATGATGTACTGTATATGAGTGCTCATGGTGGTATGGAAGTTGAAGAGAACTGGGATAAAGTGACTGAGGTTAAAATTCCTATCGATGCGAGTGATGAAGAGATAGAAAAACTTATTAAAGAACATATTCCAGCTGATATTCCTGAGGATAAAAAAGAGGTTTATGCAAATTTTGCAGTAAATTTTTATAAATTTTTCAGAGATCTCAACTTTGCATATCTTGAAATCAACCCTGTTGTTATCGTTGGAGACAATGTATATCTGCTCGATCTCGTTGCGCGACTTGACGATACTGCCGGATTTTTGATGAAAGATGTATGGGGTGATATTGAGTTCCCAACACCTTTTGGAATGCCAGAAAAGAGTCCAGAAGAAAAAGCAATAGCAGAAGCTGACGCAAAAAGTGGTGCTTCTTTGAAACTGACAGTTCTCAATCCTAAAGGAAGAATTTGGACACTCGTAGCAGGTGGTGGTGCTTCTGTTGTGTATGCAGATACCATTGCAGATTTGGCTGGTGGGGTTGCCGAGCTTGCGAACCATGGTGAATACTCTGGGGGACCAACAACAGATGAAACACGGTTTTACACTGAAACTGTTTTAGATCTTATGACAAGAGAAAAAGATCCGCAAGGAAGAGATAAAATCTTAATCATTGGTGGTGCGATTGCTAACTTTACTGACGTTGCAAAAACGTTTACAGGAATCATCCAAGCATTCGAAAAATATGCGGACAAAATGAAAGATGTTGGTGTAAGAATTTACGTTCGACGCGGTGGTCCAAATTATGAAAAAGGACTCAAAGACATTAAAGAAGCAGCTGAGAGACTGGGACTTCCGATTAAAGTTTTTGGACCAGAAACGCACATAACTGATATCGTTCGAATGGCAATCGAAGAAGATAAAGCAAAAGCATAA
- a CDS encoding citrate/2-methylcitrate synthase, with the protein MGLFTRDTQAIFWNNNRSAIQRMLDYDYVIKREKPSVAAIVAPTSSNKFDKFFFGTDEVMIPIYRSTEEAAAAHPNADVLLNFASFRTAYDVTMDALRFDQFKTIMITAEGIPERLARIMNKTARDKGVLIIGPATVGAITPGAFKVANIGGTIENIVKSKLHRPGSCGLVTRSGGLFNELCNIIALNADGVADGVAIGGDRFVGSVFIDHLLRMEKDPNVKYMLLLGEVGGREEYKVIEAVKSGKITKPVIGWCIGTIAQHFSSGVQFGHAGASANADEETAVAKNQAMREAGIHVPDSFNDLPHVIKGVYEELKGKGIIKDIEEPEVPQIPEDYAKALKAGKIRKPKNFICTISDDRGEEATYAGYPISSVATPDTGKTIGDVVSLLWFKKVYPRWAVDFIETVIKTVADHGPAVSGAHNAKVTARAGKSVVESLVTGLLTIGPRFGGAIDGAAYYFKYAHDNNMSPAEFINYMKKQGIPIPGIGHRIKSVRNPDKRVEGLKKFAAEHFPKTSLLDYALEVEKLTTSKKDNLILNVDGTIGILMVDMWRALGYTEEEIDEFISSGTLNSFFILGRTIGFIGHILDEKRLGMPMYRHPFDDILYDVQKAEEIK; encoded by the coding sequence ATGGGACTTTTTACAAGAGATACACAAGCAATTTTTTGGAATAACAACAGAAGCGCAATCCAGCGAATGCTTGATTACGATTATGTGATTAAACGAGAAAAACCATCTGTTGCAGCAATTGTTGCACCGACAAGCTCCAATAAATTTGATAAATTTTTCTTTGGTACTGATGAGGTAATGATTCCAATTTACAGAAGCACTGAAGAGGCAGCTGCAGCACATCCGAATGCTGATGTACTTTTGAACTTTGCTTCTTTTCGAACGGCATACGATGTAACGATGGATGCTTTGAGATTTGATCAATTTAAAACGATTATGATTACAGCTGAAGGGATTCCTGAACGACTTGCCAGGATTATGAACAAAACGGCACGAGACAAAGGTGTGCTTATCATTGGTCCTGCAACTGTTGGTGCGATCACACCAGGTGCATTCAAAGTTGCAAATATTGGTGGTACTATTGAAAATATCGTAAAAAGCAAACTTCATCGGCCAGGAAGCTGTGGTTTGGTAACGAGAAGTGGAGGTCTGTTTAACGAACTTTGTAACATAATCGCTCTTAATGCAGATGGTGTTGCAGATGGTGTTGCGATTGGTGGAGACAGATTTGTTGGATCTGTATTTATCGATCACCTCCTTCGAATGGAAAAAGATCCGAATGTAAAATATATGCTTTTGCTTGGTGAAGTTGGTGGACGAGAAGAGTATAAAGTAATCGAAGCAGTAAAAAGCGGAAAGATCACTAAGCCAGTTATTGGATGGTGTATCGGAACGATTGCACAACATTTTAGCAGTGGTGTGCAGTTTGGACATGCAGGAGCTAGCGCAAATGCAGATGAAGAGACAGCAGTAGCAAAAAATCAGGCGATGAGAGAAGCGGGTATTCATGTACCTGATAGCTTTAACGATCTCCCTCATGTAATCAAAGGGGTTTATGAAGAGCTAAAAGGCAAAGGAATCATCAAAGATATCGAAGAGCCAGAAGTTCCACAAATTCCAGAAGATTATGCAAAAGCGCTTAAAGCTGGAAAAATCAGAAAACCGAAAAACTTTATCTGTACAATTAGTGATGACAGAGGCGAAGAGGCTACATACGCAGGTTATCCAATCAGCAGCGTAGCAACACCAGATACTGGAAAAACAATCGGTGATGTTGTAAGCCTCCTTTGGTTTAAAAAGGTATATCCACGATGGGCAGTTGATTTTATTGAAACTGTGATCAAAACAGTTGCAGACCATGGTCCGGCAGTAAGTGGTGCACACAATGCGAAAGTAACGGCTCGGGCTGGAAAATCTGTTGTTGAAAGCCTTGTAACAGGACTTCTTACGATTGGTCCAAGATTTGGTGGGGCAATTGATGGGGCAGCATACTACTTCAAATATGCACACGACAACAACATGAGTCCAGCAGAGTTTATCAACTATATGAAAAAACAAGGTATCCCGATTCCAGGAATTGGTCACAGAATCAAATCTGTACGAAACCCAGATAAGCGGGTAGAGGGTCTTAAAAAGTTTGCAGCAGAGCATTTTCCAAAAACATCACTGCTCGATTACGCATTGGAAGTTGAAAAACTTACTACTTCTAAAAAAGATAATCTTATTTTGAATGTGGATGGTACAATTGGTATCTTGATGGTAGATATGTGGAGAGCATTGGGGTACACTGAAGAAGAGATCGATGAGTTTATCAGCAGCGGTACACTCAACTCTTTCTTTATCCTTGGTCGAACCATAGGATTTATCGGACATATTTTGGATGAAAAACGACTTGGTATGCCAATGTACCGCCATCCATTTGATGATATTCTCTACGACGTACAAAAAGCCGAAGAGATTAAATAA